The following proteins come from a genomic window of bacterium:
- a CDS encoding TetR family transcriptional regulator has protein sequence MPTATFFNLPEEKRDKLVCAIKDEFSRVSFDKISINKIIQTAEIPRGSFYQYFTDKNDMLEYILLEYQKQMLRHIEEFLHINNGDIFSMFYNILEFAMEFTMEEKANRFGQNLFADIKVNTDFYLKMSKNTTGIEILKELQPLINFDVLDLREEDDFDNMLSVLFSICRDATAEVFLNISDCEKTKQKYKKQIQLLKRGFTKNKE, from the coding sequence ATGCCAACAGCTACATTTTTTAATTTACCTGAAGAAAAGAGAGATAAACTTGTTTGTGCCATTAAAGATGAATTTTCGAGGGTGTCATTTGATAAGATATCAATAAATAAAATTATACAGACGGCGGAAATTCCGAGAGGCAGCTTTTATCAGTATTTTACAGATAAAAACGATATGCTCGAATATATTTTATTGGAATATCAAAAACAAATGCTAAGACATATAGAAGAATTCTTACATATAAACAATGGCGATATCTTCAGTATGTTCTACAACATTCTTGAATTTGCCATGGAATTTACCATGGAGGAAAAGGCAAACAGATTTGGCCAAAATTTATTTGCCGACATCAAAGTAAATACTGATTTTTATCTCAAAATGTCAAAAAACACTACCGGAATAGAAATATTAAAAGAATTACAACCTCTCATTAATTTTGATGTTCTCGATTTACGCGAAGAAGATGATTTTGATAATATGCTCAGTGTTCTGTTTTCTATTTGTAGAGATGCAACCGCCGAAGTTTTCTTAAATATTTCTGACTGCGAAAAAACAAAACAAAAATACAAGAAGCAGATTCAGTTATTAAAACGCGGATTCACTAAAAATAAGGAGTAG